The following proteins are encoded in a genomic region of Spirosoma sp. SC4-14:
- a CDS encoding GH92 family glycosyl hydrolase, whose translation MTKVSLTILFQFLVFLSFAQQNLVPYVHPLIGTEKMGHTFPGATVPFGAVQLSPDSDTLSYEFNGKYNGNVYNYCAGYKYEDKTIVGFSHTHFSGTGHSDLGDFLIMPTQGMLQLNPGVASDPKSGYRSAFSHTNEVAEAGYYKVKLDDHAILAELTASNRVGFHQYTFPKSDQSHIILDLAHGIYNYDDKVVWTFVRVINDTLITGFRQTNGWARTRTVYFALSFSKPFKSYGQKTLDKPQVYKGFWRKFDQTRNFPEIAGKRIRMYFDFDTNEGEQVKLKMALSPVSQENALANMQAEIPHWNFDQIKAKAQADWNRELNKILIDASEPDKINFYTSLYHAFVNPTTYMDTNGQYKGLDQGIHQATGFTNYTTFSLWDTYRALHPFFNLIQPSRNNDMVQSMLKHYDQSTLKMLPIWSHYANENWCMSGYHSVSVLADAIIKGVYTGDAQKALDACIATANHRDYEGIGDYIDRGYIPSTANGTSVSNTLEYAYDDWCIAQLAKKLNRPDVYETYRKRAENWQNVFDKSIGFMRPRLADGSFKKEFDVYSTHGQGFIEGNSWNFSFFVPQDPATLIQYMGGPRTFAARLDTLFAMNLPDKFFAETEDITREGIIGGYIHGNEPAHHVAYLYNWAGQPWKTQERVRMILNRQYKPTPDGLGGNDDCGQMSAWYMFSSMGFYPVAPGSEDYSLGSPSVKSAHLQLENGRVFTIEAVNQSDKNIYVQKALLNGKLLTQPTISHSDIMKGGKLTFYMTASPPRK comes from the coding sequence ATGACAAAAGTTAGCCTTACTATCCTTTTTCAGTTTCTTGTTTTTCTTTCCTTCGCCCAACAGAATCTGGTTCCCTATGTCCATCCGCTAATCGGTACCGAAAAAATGGGGCATACTTTTCCAGGTGCTACAGTTCCTTTCGGAGCCGTACAACTGAGCCCCGATTCCGATACCTTATCCTACGAGTTCAACGGCAAGTATAACGGTAACGTTTATAACTATTGCGCAGGTTATAAATACGAAGACAAAACTATTGTTGGTTTTAGTCATACGCATTTTAGCGGCACAGGCCACTCCGATTTGGGAGATTTCCTGATCATGCCAACGCAGGGTATGCTACAGTTAAATCCAGGTGTGGCATCCGATCCAAAAAGCGGCTACCGATCGGCCTTTTCGCATACGAATGAAGTAGCCGAAGCAGGTTATTATAAAGTCAAGCTCGACGATCACGCTATTCTGGCTGAACTTACGGCCTCCAATCGGGTTGGCTTCCATCAGTACACCTTTCCCAAATCCGATCAGTCGCACATTATTCTGGATCTGGCGCATGGCATCTACAACTACGACGATAAAGTTGTCTGGACATTTGTACGTGTCATAAACGACACCCTCATTACCGGTTTCCGGCAAACCAACGGCTGGGCCCGCACCCGGACGGTTTATTTTGCGCTGTCGTTCTCCAAACCGTTTAAATCATACGGACAGAAAACCCTCGATAAGCCACAGGTTTATAAGGGATTCTGGCGCAAATTCGACCAGACCCGAAATTTCCCGGAAATAGCGGGCAAACGCATTCGGATGTATTTCGATTTCGATACAAATGAGGGTGAACAGGTAAAGCTAAAAATGGCCTTATCGCCCGTGAGTCAGGAAAATGCCCTGGCCAATATGCAGGCCGAAATTCCACACTGGAACTTTGATCAGATAAAAGCTAAAGCGCAGGCCGATTGGAACCGGGAGCTAAACAAAATCCTGATTGACGCGTCGGAACCCGACAAGATCAATTTTTATACCTCGCTCTACCATGCTTTTGTGAACCCAACAACCTATATGGACACCAATGGCCAGTACAAGGGTCTGGATCAGGGTATTCATCAGGCAACTGGCTTCACCAATTACACCACATTTTCGCTCTGGGATACTTATCGGGCATTGCACCCATTTTTCAACCTGATTCAGCCCAGTCGCAACAACGACATGGTACAATCCATGCTGAAGCATTACGATCAGAGTACGTTAAAAATGCTGCCGATCTGGTCGCACTATGCCAATGAAAACTGGTGTATGAGTGGCTATCACAGCGTATCGGTCCTGGCCGATGCCATCATTAAAGGAGTTTACACAGGTGACGCCCAAAAAGCGCTGGATGCCTGCATCGCCACCGCAAACCATCGCGATTATGAAGGTATTGGCGACTATATCGACCGGGGCTATATCCCATCAACAGCCAACGGCACATCCGTCTCCAATACGCTCGAATATGCTTATGATGACTGGTGTATTGCCCAATTAGCCAAAAAGCTAAATCGGCCTGATGTGTATGAAACGTACCGGAAACGTGCTGAAAACTGGCAAAATGTCTTCGACAAATCGATTGGTTTCATGCGCCCACGTCTGGCCGATGGCAGTTTCAAAAAAGAGTTCGATGTATATAGCACCCACGGACAGGGCTTTATCGAAGGCAACTCCTGGAACTTTAGCTTTTTTGTTCCACAGGACCCAGCCACACTAATTCAGTATATGGGAGGGCCCAGGACATTTGCCGCCCGACTCGACACCCTCTTCGCCATGAATCTGCCCGACAAGTTTTTTGCCGAAACCGAAGACATCACGCGCGAAGGAATTATTGGCGGCTATATTCATGGCAATGAACCCGCTCATCACGTTGCCTATCTATACAATTGGGCAGGCCAACCCTGGAAAACCCAGGAGCGCGTCCGCATGATTCTCAACAGGCAGTATAAACCCACACCCGACGGTTTGGGAGGCAATGACGACTGCGGTCAGATGAGTGCGTGGTATATGTTCTCCTCAATGGGTTTTTATCCGGTTGCACCTGGGTCAGAAGACTACTCATTAGGAAGTCCTTCAGTAAAAAGTGCCCACTTACAGCTCGAAAATGGTCGGGTTTTTACGATTGAAGCAGTTAATCAGAGCGATAAAAATATATATGTACAAAAAGCACTTCTGAACGGAAAATTGCTCACCCAGCCAACAATTTCTCATTCTGATATTATGAAGGGAGGAAAACTAACCTTTTATATGACGGCCAGCCCCCCCAGAAAATAA
- a CDS encoding pitrilysin family protein, with translation MNKRIGLLVGLTLSVGVVLAQNKPKPEDVQTFTLKNGMKFLVLEDHSIPNANFYTFWKVGARNEVHGITGLSHFFEHMMFNGAKKYGPKQFDRVMEANGGSNNAYTTENTTVYTDWFQSGALETIFDLEADRIRDLAIDPKMVQSERGVVLSERSTGLENSNYRVINELVKSVAFVEHPYMFPVIGFESDIKKWTQADLEKYFKTYYSPNNAVAVVVGDVSAAQVRKLAEHYIEPIPAQKLPDSLRTVEPLQNGERRVTTYKDIATPNILLAYHTPEARHPDYYALDLLSGVLSSGNSSRLVKSLVLDSTIASRVFTNFSESFDPNLFYVYAIAASNVSAEQLERSVEYQIEKIVNEGITDTELQKLKNQKLMEFYHTMESINGKANSLGTYELFFGDYKKLYEAPSLYEKVTKEDVQRVAKTYLNARNRTVGYLLPQPKENPVKNN, from the coding sequence ATGAACAAACGAATCGGGCTGTTGGTCGGGTTGACACTTTCGGTGGGTGTCGTACTGGCACAAAATAAGCCTAAGCCAGAAGATGTGCAGACATTCACACTCAAAAACGGCATGAAATTTCTGGTCCTCGAAGACCATTCTATTCCCAACGCTAACTTCTATACTTTCTGGAAAGTTGGTGCCCGCAATGAAGTACATGGTATTACGGGCCTGTCGCATTTTTTTGAGCACATGATGTTCAACGGTGCCAAAAAATACGGTCCTAAACAGTTCGACCGCGTCATGGAAGCCAACGGTGGCTCCAACAATGCCTACACAACCGAAAATACAACTGTTTATACTGACTGGTTTCAGAGTGGTGCCCTCGAAACAATTTTCGATCTGGAAGCCGACCGCATCCGCGACCTGGCAATTGATCCAAAAATGGTTCAGAGCGAGCGGGGCGTTGTATTGTCTGAACGTAGTACGGGGTTGGAAAATAGTAACTATCGGGTTATCAACGAACTGGTGAAGTCGGTAGCTTTTGTCGAACATCCATATATGTTTCCGGTCATTGGCTTTGAGTCGGATATTAAAAAATGGACACAGGCCGATCTGGAAAAATACTTCAAGACCTACTACTCGCCCAATAATGCTGTTGCGGTGGTTGTAGGCGACGTATCGGCTGCTCAGGTCAGAAAACTGGCTGAACACTATATTGAGCCTATTCCGGCGCAAAAACTTCCCGATAGCCTGCGTACAGTTGAACCACTGCAGAATGGGGAGCGACGGGTAACAACTTATAAAGACATTGCAACGCCCAATATTTTGCTGGCCTATCATACGCCCGAAGCCCGGCATCCCGACTATTATGCGCTCGATCTGCTGAGTGGTGTGCTGAGTTCGGGGAATTCGTCGCGACTGGTAAAGTCGCTCGTGCTCGATTCAACCATTGCGTCGCGGGTGTTCACTAACTTCAGCGAGTCGTTCGATCCCAATCTGTTCTACGTATATGCGATTGCGGCCAGCAACGTATCGGCCGAGCAACTGGAACGTTCGGTTGAATATCAGATCGAAAAGATTGTCAATGAAGGTATTACGGATACGGAACTGCAAAAACTGAAGAACCAGAAACTGATGGAGTTTTACCATACCATGGAAAGTATCAATGGTAAAGCAAACTCGCTCGGGACGTATGAATTGTTTTTCGGTGATTACAAAAAACTCTACGAGGCTCCCTCGCTTTATGAGAAGGTGACGAAGGAAGATGTGCAGCGGGTGGCAAAAACGTACCTCAATGCCCGTAACCGAACCGTAGGTTATCTGCTACCTCAGCCCAAAGAAAATCCGGTAAAAAATAACTAG
- a CDS encoding pitrilysin family protein, with the protein MRYITSVCITLLIAGTALAQTFKVPPYQKFKLKNGLTVYLMEQHEVPLINVSAVFDAGAVQDGNRYGLANMTADALLFGSSNYTKAQLEEKAEYVGANVDTYAGKEVAKLTASFAVKDQDLLFAIIQDVMTKPTFDQVEFDKYKQRLLLQLTQQKESPRGVVTSYFNRFVFDNHPYANPTTGTPSAVSAITANDVRQFYRKNYTTDRAAIAVVGDFNTADMKKRMTDLFGSWKTASATSPKLVEPTVAFDKNRVLLVNKDDARETTFLIGGKGITQNNPDYIPVVVVNTILGGRFTSWLNDALRVNSGLTYGASSRFATMRNSGTFAVSSFTKGSTTTQAIDMALQVLDSLHRTGIDEKTLLSAKNYVKADFPPRYESASELANLLTDMFSLGFDESFINNFQKNVDGLTVAKTRQIIDQYFPKNNLQFVLIGKADAIREKVKKYGTITEKEIKADGF; encoded by the coding sequence ATGAGATATATAACTTCTGTTTGCATAACCTTACTCATTGCCGGAACGGCATTGGCACAAACCTTTAAAGTGCCGCCATATCAGAAATTTAAGCTCAAAAATGGATTGACAGTGTACCTCATGGAGCAACATGAAGTGCCTTTGATCAACGTATCGGCGGTGTTCGATGCGGGCGCGGTACAGGATGGTAATCGCTACGGACTGGCCAACATGACGGCCGATGCGTTGCTGTTCGGTAGTTCAAACTATACGAAAGCACAACTTGAGGAAAAAGCCGAATACGTTGGGGCAAATGTCGACACCTATGCGGGCAAAGAAGTAGCCAAACTAACGGCTTCGTTCGCCGTAAAAGACCAGGATTTGCTCTTCGCTATTATTCAGGATGTGATGACAAAACCAACTTTCGATCAGGTCGAATTTGATAAATACAAACAGCGTCTCTTGCTGCAGCTAACCCAGCAGAAAGAAAGCCCCCGTGGTGTGGTTACGTCGTATTTCAATCGGTTTGTGTTTGATAACCACCCGTATGCTAACCCCACTACGGGTACGCCATCGGCTGTGTCGGCCATTACGGCTAATGATGTTCGGCAGTTTTACCGGAAAAACTATACAACCGACCGGGCCGCCATTGCTGTTGTGGGCGATTTCAATACGGCCGATATGAAAAAACGCATGACGGACTTGTTCGGAAGCTGGAAAACGGCGTCGGCAACATCGCCCAAACTCGTGGAACCAACCGTTGCATTCGACAAAAACCGTGTTCTGCTGGTTAATAAAGACGATGCCCGCGAAACAACGTTTCTGATTGGGGGTAAAGGTATCACCCAGAATAATCCCGACTATATTCCGGTCGTGGTGGTCAATACTATTCTGGGTGGGCGGTTTACATCGTGGCTCAACGACGCACTCCGGGTAAATTCGGGGCTTACGTATGGCGCAAGCAGCCGATTTGCTACCATGCGCAACAGCGGTACGTTTGCGGTTTCGTCGTTTACGAAGGGGAGTACGACCACGCAGGCAATCGATATGGCGTTGCAGGTGCTCGACAGCCTGCACCGAACCGGCATTGACGAAAAAACGCTGCTTTCGGCCAAAAACTACGTAAAAGCCGATTTTCCTCCCCGTTACGAGTCGGCCAGTGAGTTGGCCAATCTGCTTACCGATATGTTCAGCCTGGGTTTCGATGAATCGTTCATCAATAATTTCCAGAAGAACGTCGATGGCCTGACAGTAGCTAAAACCCGCCAGATTATCGACCAGTATTTCCCGAAAAACAATCTTCAGTTCGTGCTTATTGGTAAGGCCGATGCCATTCGGGAAAAAGTAAAGAAATACGGGACAATCACCGAAAAAGAAATAAAAGCCGACGGGTTTTAG